In Crassostrea angulata isolate pt1a10 chromosome 4, ASM2561291v2, whole genome shotgun sequence, one genomic interval encodes:
- the LOC128181148 gene encoding leucine carboxyl methyltransferase 1-like — MASDDGVILTNDDAAQCKRFAVEKKYWNDPYISLLTSRSSAKHAPEISRGYYARVTAMRTLLHKFLMLTDRNCQVVNLGAGSDTNYWLLKELDLFPKSFIEMDFKSVTARKVAQIKRHEVLLQTIASEDEDIRLSKSEIHGSDYHLVDADLSILSQVEKKLHESGIDKNLPTLFMAECVLVYIDNLKTKELLKWIADQFPVAMFINYEQVNMADRFGDIMIENLKSRDCFLAGVEHCKSLETQKQRFLDVGWEGADAMEMLQIYKCLPQVDVHRIERLEFMDEKELLEQLLSHYCLAWAWKDPNNLGLAALDVT, encoded by the exons ATGGCAAGCGATGACGGTGTCATTTTAACAAATGATGATGCAGCACAATGTAAGCGCTTTGCAGTGGAGAAGAAATACTGGAATGATCCTTATATTTCTCTCCTGACGTCCAGAAGCTCTGCCAAACATGCTCCCGAAATCAGTCGCGGCTACTATGCCAGAGTGACTGCTATGCGTACACTTTTACACAAATTTCTCATG TTGACAGATAGGAATTGCCAAGTTGTCAATCTTGGTGCTGGATCAGATACAAATTACTGGTTGTTAAAAGAATTGGATTTATTCCCTAAGTCTTTCATAGAAATGGACTTTAAGTCCGTGACAGCGAGGAAAGTTGCCCAAATAAAACGCCATGAAGTGCTTTTACAAACCATCGCTTCTGAAG atGAGGATATAAGACTGAGCAAGTCAGAAATTCACGGAAGCGACTATCACCTGGTGGATGCTGATTTGTCCATTCTGTCTCAAGTGGAGAAGAAGTTACACGAGTCAGGgatagataaaaatttaccaaCATTATTCATGGCAGAGTGCGTTCTAGTTTACATTGATAACCTGAAAACCAAGGAACTATTGAAATGGATTGCAGATCAGTTTCCTGTTGCTATGTTTATCAACTATGAACAG GTAAACATGGCAGATCGGTTTGGTGATATTATGATAGAGAATTTAAAGTCAAGAGATTGCTTCCTGGCTGGAGTGGAACATTGTAAAAGTTTAGAGACCCAGAAACAGAG GTTTCTTGATGTTGGATGGGAGGGTGCTGATGCCATGGAAATGTTACAGATTTATAAATGTCTGCCACAGGTTGATGTCCACAG GATAGAGAGATTAGAATTTATGGATGAAAAAGAACTCTTGGAGCAACTTTTGAGCCATTACTGCTTGGCTTGGGCGTGGAAGGATCCAAATAACTTAGGACTTGCAGCTTTGGATGTGACATGA
- the LOC128181147 gene encoding DNA polymerase delta subunit 3-like isoform X1, with the protein MATDSMYLENLEEYVNDEGKIVTFKWLSLNLHVHVNEAKQMLYTFVEEQKKKKIHVAATYFVSGMCKSVDGCQVQTYTCTVIPEEELETFKNSLTTVHSIHVYSVQKAGLKDSNSLYLADYDCVKENLFEIHKYRSIKYGKAQPSSEAKRPPIKTAQEETKVSGTSSAASTNGHSSSNTKKDAKKGGIAGMFANAATKKADASKKQEIKAETNGTTTAGKADKKNQKDAKKGVANFFANHTGKKAAPKTMEVKKEENEEEAEKKKDTKPKQNGKGKRSKQARNGDSDEEGNKKKRRRIRIEMSESSEEEMDYESPVPSPVPSPTREPSPVPDTPEKESPKKQEVPVKPSQNGEKHRKRRRKLVPKTFMDEDGYMVTEKVWESESTDASDAEPPPVKETPKPSSPQKKKKASPKKKSPPSTGSKKQTSLSSFFSKK; encoded by the exons ATGGCGACAGATTCAATGTATTTGGAGAACTTAGAGGAATACGTAAACGATGAAGGAAAAATC GTTACATTCAAATGGCTTAGCTTGAATCTACACGTCCATGTTAATGAGGCTAAACA AATGCTTTACACATTTGTGGAAGaacagaagaagaagaaaatccATGTAGCAGCAACTTACTTTGTGTCGGGAATGTGCAAGTCTGTGGATGGATGCCAGGtacag ACATATACATGCACAGTTATCCCTGAAGAGGAATTGGAGACTTTTAAAAACTCTCTGACCACTGTCCATAGTATCCATGTGTACAGTGTACAAAAGGCCGGCCTTAAG GACTCAAATTCTCTCTATTTAGCTGATTATGATTGTGTGAAAgagaatttgtttgaaattcacAA GTACAGATCTATTAAATATGGAAAAGCTCAGCCATCATCAGAAGCAAAGAGACCACCCATAAAGACAGCTCAGGAAGAAACCAAA GTCTCTGGAACCTCATCTGCAGCTTCAACAAATGGTCATTCTTCTTCAAACACCAAGAAAGATGCTAAGAAAGGGGGCATTGCAGGAATGTTTGCCAATGCAGCTACTAAAAAGGCTGATGCTAGTAAAAAGCAAGAAATTAAGGCCGAGACTAATGGGACCACCACTGCAGGCAAAGCTGACAAGAAAAATCAGAAG GATGCCAAAAAAGGTGTTGCCAACTTCTTTGCCAATCACACAG GTAAAAAGGCCGCACCAAAGACTATGGAAGTTAAGAAAGAGGAAAATGAGGAAGAagctgaaaagaaaaaagatacaaaGCCAAAACA AAATGGCAAGGGGAAGAGATCCAAACAGGCCAGGAATGGAGACTCAG ATGAAGAAGGTAACAAGAAAAAGAGGCGGAGGATCAGGATTGAGATGTCAGAGAGCAGTGAGGAGG AGATGGATTATGAAAGCCCTGTCCCTAGTCCTGTCCCTAGTCCTACAAGGGAGCCCTCCCCTGTACCTGACACCCCAGAGAAAGAAAGTCCCAAGAAACAGGAAGTCCCTGTCAAACCCTCTCAAAATGGAGAGAAACACAGAAAACGCAGGAGAAAGTTAGTTCCCAAGACTTTTATGGATGAAGATGGATACATGG TGACCGAAAAGGTTTGGGAAAGTGAGTCTACCGATGCCTCCGATGCCGAGCCTCCCCCTGTGAAGGAAACCCCCAAACCCTCATCTCCGCAG AAGAAGAAGAAGGCCTCACCAAAGAAGAAGTCTCCCCCCTCAACAGGCAGCAAGAAACAAACCTCGTTATCCTCTTTCTTTTCCAAGAAATAG
- the LOC128181147 gene encoding DNA polymerase delta subunit 3-like isoform X2, with translation MATDSMYLENLEEYVNDEGKIVTFKWLSLNLHVHVNEAKQMLYTFVEEQKKKKIHVAATYFVSGMCKSVDGCQVQTYTCTVIPEEELETFKNSLTTVHSIHVYSVQKAGLKDSNSLYLADYDCVKENLFEIHKYRSIKYGKAQPSSEAKRPPIKTAQEETKVSGTSSAASTNGHSSSNTKKDAKKGGIAGMFANAATKKADASKKQEIKAETNGTTTAGKADKKNQKDAKKGVANFFANHTGKKAAPKTMEVKKEENEEEAEKKKDTKPKQNGKGKRSKQARNGDSDEEGNKKKRRRIRIEMSESSEEEMDYESPVPSPVPSPTREPSPVPDTPEKESPKKQEVPVKPSQNGEKHRKRRRKLVPKTFMDEDGYMVTEKVWESESTDASDAEPPPVKETPKPSSPQKKKASPKKKSPPSTGSKKQTSLSSFFSKK, from the exons ATGGCGACAGATTCAATGTATTTGGAGAACTTAGAGGAATACGTAAACGATGAAGGAAAAATC GTTACATTCAAATGGCTTAGCTTGAATCTACACGTCCATGTTAATGAGGCTAAACA AATGCTTTACACATTTGTGGAAGaacagaagaagaagaaaatccATGTAGCAGCAACTTACTTTGTGTCGGGAATGTGCAAGTCTGTGGATGGATGCCAGGtacag ACATATACATGCACAGTTATCCCTGAAGAGGAATTGGAGACTTTTAAAAACTCTCTGACCACTGTCCATAGTATCCATGTGTACAGTGTACAAAAGGCCGGCCTTAAG GACTCAAATTCTCTCTATTTAGCTGATTATGATTGTGTGAAAgagaatttgtttgaaattcacAA GTACAGATCTATTAAATATGGAAAAGCTCAGCCATCATCAGAAGCAAAGAGACCACCCATAAAGACAGCTCAGGAAGAAACCAAA GTCTCTGGAACCTCATCTGCAGCTTCAACAAATGGTCATTCTTCTTCAAACACCAAGAAAGATGCTAAGAAAGGGGGCATTGCAGGAATGTTTGCCAATGCAGCTACTAAAAAGGCTGATGCTAGTAAAAAGCAAGAAATTAAGGCCGAGACTAATGGGACCACCACTGCAGGCAAAGCTGACAAGAAAAATCAGAAG GATGCCAAAAAAGGTGTTGCCAACTTCTTTGCCAATCACACAG GTAAAAAGGCCGCACCAAAGACTATGGAAGTTAAGAAAGAGGAAAATGAGGAAGAagctgaaaagaaaaaagatacaaaGCCAAAACA AAATGGCAAGGGGAAGAGATCCAAACAGGCCAGGAATGGAGACTCAG ATGAAGAAGGTAACAAGAAAAAGAGGCGGAGGATCAGGATTGAGATGTCAGAGAGCAGTGAGGAGG AGATGGATTATGAAAGCCCTGTCCCTAGTCCTGTCCCTAGTCCTACAAGGGAGCCCTCCCCTGTACCTGACACCCCAGAGAAAGAAAGTCCCAAGAAACAGGAAGTCCCTGTCAAACCCTCTCAAAATGGAGAGAAACACAGAAAACGCAGGAGAAAGTTAGTTCCCAAGACTTTTATGGATGAAGATGGATACATGG TGACCGAAAAGGTTTGGGAAAGTGAGTCTACCGATGCCTCCGATGCCGAGCCTCCCCCTGTGAAGGAAACCCCCAAACCCTCATCTCCGCAG AAGAAGAAGGCCTCACCAAAGAAGAAGTCTCCCCCCTCAACAGGCAGCAAGAAACAAACCTCGTTATCCTCTTTCTTTTCCAAGAAATAG
- the LOC128180802 gene encoding zinc finger protein 432-like, translating into MNADGLDISLPVHFLSEVIKYDPSDNIRQWTCLFNSHLCNIESRVKKSDDNETMLYLSVSKPGKRVNCSNALQIIISNVRKNDDIQCSTPDVQTQDNCLKRKRGRPRKSDSSERNHLALLPETNGKRYSLRGVRIAESIMNAEKGIDGVINSLEDHSEGGNQVNKSIGRMDKDLNHVEENEDDLKTTLGAGAEEYEHGLYQHSLPLQECSDGSFKDPTYDGRISDKQQSKSDELDDESDDSISDSRQNTNYCQQCRKTYKNFKTLRNHIKYVHKTSGQQNQCKLCPAKFKHKSVLKQHIDEIHNKKISFTCAVCKKGFARRNQYNRHMLCHSEDKSKRLKCPHCEKGFSYKYNLTRHVELVHKPSTESFHCSYCGKGFNLKAAMVSHVQQVHFNIYPFQCSVDDCKMGFSRQSHLFEHMQQSHADVAFKPEQYTRGRFKYGRTDEDLFFCSHCRISFCYKAKLVEHMHFAHNNAFPFVCSECSQGFVEKTYLLHHLKHAHDQCVDDKAVEEAGKDDAEMSEDLDEEKAGNYKIIMVDEAGEVLQICQPINTETSATLEVPGKLTNTEETVTFSYSMSSENHERTTQFIIEPGSDQTAIIPQEIASLLLSGEQTIITQESRDGSESNTVNATDNEDMNADSENYVELTNGTSITDHEADEDCRASSLNSNSCGSKQVDNVADLNTLDTDNVNTEQFSTMNTYL; encoded by the exons atgaACGCTGACGGATTAGACATTTCTCTGCCTGTACATTTTCTCTCAGAAGTGATCAAATATGATCCTAGCGATAATATTCGTCAGTGGACCTGTCTATTTAACTCTCATTTGTGCAATATTGAATCAAGAGTTAAGAAAAGTGACGACAATGAAACAATGCTATATTTGTCTGTTAGCAAACCTGGAAAACGGGTAAATTGTTCGAATGCTCTGCAAATAATTATATCCAACGTTCGCAAAAACGACGATATACAATGCAGTACACCAGATGTCCAAACTCAAGACAACTGTTTGAAAAGAAAACGTGGAAGACCTCGAAAATCTGATTCATCTGAAAGAAACCACTTGGCACTTCTTCCTGAAACAAATGGCAAAAGATACAGTTTACGTGGAGTTAGGATCGCAGAGTCCATAATGAATGCCGAGAAAGGGATCGATGGTGTTATAAATTCTCTGGAAGATCATAGTGAAGGTGGTAACCAAGTAAATAAATCTATCGGTAGAATGGACAAGGATTTGAATCATGTGGAAGAGAATGAAGatgatttaaaaacaacattagGAGCTGGTGCTGAGGAATATGAACATGGCTTATATCAACACAGTCTGCCTTTGCAGGAATGTTCAGATGGATCTTTCAAAGATCCTACTTATGATGGAAGGATAAGTGACAAACAACAGAGTAAATCAGATGAGTTAGATGATGAAAGTGATGACAGTATAAGTGATTCCAGACAAAACACAAATTACTGTCAGCAGTGCAGGAAGACAtataagaatttcaaaacactaaGAAATCATATCAAATATGTACATAAAACTTCTGGCCAACAGAATCAGTGCAAATTGTGTCCAGCCAAATTCAAACACAAGTCCGTTTTAAAGCAGCACATTGATGAGAttcacaataaaaaaatcagctttACCTGTGCTGTCTGCAAGAAAGGATTTGCCAGAAGAAACCAGTATAACCGACATATGCTCTGTCACAGTGAAGACAAATCTAAACGATTAAAATGCCCACATTGTGAGAAAGGGTTTAGCTACAAATACAATCTTACAAGGCATGTGGAATTGGTACATAAACCATCAACAGAGAGCTTCCATTGTTCATACTGTGGCAAGGGATTCAATCTGAAGGCAGCTATGGTGTCCCATGTACAACAGGTGCACTTCAATATATATCCATTCCAGTGCAGTGTTGATGATTGTAAAATGGGATTTTCAAGACAGAGTCATCTTTTCGAGCACATGCAGCAATCTCATGCTGATGTGGCGTTCAAACCAGAACAGTACACAAGGGGAAGATTCAAATATGGGAGAACAGATGaagatttatttttctgttctcACTGCAGAATCAGCTTTTGTTACAAAGCCAAACTTGTGGAGCACATGCACTTTGCTCATAACAATGCCTTTCCTTTTGTTTGCAGTGAGTGTTCTCAGGGATTTGTAGAGAAGACTTACTTATTGCATCATCTCAAACATGCCCACGATCAATGTGTGGATGATAAAGCTGTGGAAGAAGCAGGGAAAGATGATGCAGAGATGTCCGAGGATCTGGATGAAGAGAAAGCTGGGAACTATAAAATCATAATGGTGGATGAAGCTGGGGAAGTCCTCCAGATCTGTCAGCCAATTAACACAGAGACCAGTGCCACTCTGGAG GTACCTGGAAAACTGACAAATACTGAGGAGACGGTGACTTTCTCATACTCAATGTCTTCGGAGAACCACGAGAGAACAACACAGTTCATAATCGAGCCCGGTTCTGACCAGACAGCTATCATCCCACAGGAAATAGCCAGTCTTCTTCTTTCTGGTGAACAGACAATAATAACTCAAGAAAGCAGGGACGGCTCAGAGAGTAACACTGTTAATGCTACCGACAATGAAGACATGAATGCTGATAGTGAAAACTATGTTGAGTTGACGAATGGTACAAGCATAACTGATCATGAAGCTGATGAAGACTGTCGAGCAAGTTCCTTGAATTCCAATTCATGTGGAAGTAAACAGGTTGACAATGTTGCAGACTTGAACACTTTGGACACTGATAATGTTAATACAGAGCAATTCTCCACTATGAATACTTATTTGTGA
- the LOC128181147 gene encoding DNA polymerase delta subunit 3-like isoform X3, whose product MATDSMYLENLEEYVNDEGKIVTFKWLSLNLHVHVNEAKQMLYTFVEEQKKKKIHVAATYFVSGMCKSVDGCQTYTCTVIPEEELETFKNSLTTVHSIHVYSVQKAGLKDSNSLYLADYDCVKENLFEIHKYRSIKYGKAQPSSEAKRPPIKTAQEETKVSGTSSAASTNGHSSSNTKKDAKKGGIAGMFANAATKKADASKKQEIKAETNGTTTAGKADKKNQKDAKKGVANFFANHTGKKAAPKTMEVKKEENEEEAEKKKDTKPKQNGKGKRSKQARNGDSDEEGNKKKRRRIRIEMSESSEEEMDYESPVPSPVPSPTREPSPVPDTPEKESPKKQEVPVKPSQNGEKHRKRRRKLVPKTFMDEDGYMVTEKVWESESTDASDAEPPPVKETPKPSSPQKKKKASPKKKSPPSTGSKKQTSLSSFFSKK is encoded by the exons ATGGCGACAGATTCAATGTATTTGGAGAACTTAGAGGAATACGTAAACGATGAAGGAAAAATC GTTACATTCAAATGGCTTAGCTTGAATCTACACGTCCATGTTAATGAGGCTAAACA AATGCTTTACACATTTGTGGAAGaacagaagaagaagaaaatccATGTAGCAGCAACTTACTTTGTGTCGGGAATGTGCAAGTCTGTGGATGGATGCCAG ACATATACATGCACAGTTATCCCTGAAGAGGAATTGGAGACTTTTAAAAACTCTCTGACCACTGTCCATAGTATCCATGTGTACAGTGTACAAAAGGCCGGCCTTAAG GACTCAAATTCTCTCTATTTAGCTGATTATGATTGTGTGAAAgagaatttgtttgaaattcacAA GTACAGATCTATTAAATATGGAAAAGCTCAGCCATCATCAGAAGCAAAGAGACCACCCATAAAGACAGCTCAGGAAGAAACCAAA GTCTCTGGAACCTCATCTGCAGCTTCAACAAATGGTCATTCTTCTTCAAACACCAAGAAAGATGCTAAGAAAGGGGGCATTGCAGGAATGTTTGCCAATGCAGCTACTAAAAAGGCTGATGCTAGTAAAAAGCAAGAAATTAAGGCCGAGACTAATGGGACCACCACTGCAGGCAAAGCTGACAAGAAAAATCAGAAG GATGCCAAAAAAGGTGTTGCCAACTTCTTTGCCAATCACACAG GTAAAAAGGCCGCACCAAAGACTATGGAAGTTAAGAAAGAGGAAAATGAGGAAGAagctgaaaagaaaaaagatacaaaGCCAAAACA AAATGGCAAGGGGAAGAGATCCAAACAGGCCAGGAATGGAGACTCAG ATGAAGAAGGTAACAAGAAAAAGAGGCGGAGGATCAGGATTGAGATGTCAGAGAGCAGTGAGGAGG AGATGGATTATGAAAGCCCTGTCCCTAGTCCTGTCCCTAGTCCTACAAGGGAGCCCTCCCCTGTACCTGACACCCCAGAGAAAGAAAGTCCCAAGAAACAGGAAGTCCCTGTCAAACCCTCTCAAAATGGAGAGAAACACAGAAAACGCAGGAGAAAGTTAGTTCCCAAGACTTTTATGGATGAAGATGGATACATGG TGACCGAAAAGGTTTGGGAAAGTGAGTCTACCGATGCCTCCGATGCCGAGCCTCCCCCTGTGAAGGAAACCCCCAAACCCTCATCTCCGCAG AAGAAGAAGAAGGCCTCACCAAAGAAGAAGTCTCCCCCCTCAACAGGCAGCAAGAAACAAACCTCGTTATCCTCTTTCTTTTCCAAGAAATAG